A stretch of Dysidea avara chromosome 5, odDysAvar1.4, whole genome shotgun sequence DNA encodes these proteins:
- the LOC136256600 gene encoding uncharacterized protein: protein MRRRTAPFGNDLQDDFDVRLINGRIVQISKYPLEGTKKTLKEEQTDSSKQQTTVKTGYHDSNYDSPRDKHKLPPIQPAAGKPHSKSTFHSAPPKLLTPKRNSKPSELEPLSRDSEPTVSDSLVMFNRQLLTVQRKRPHTLEDIECSCRRLDAFRSGTISLQELANLLYINGISINKETLREFCDHSNLDITDGNRVSYKDFVSKISVNSSSSNHRDSVNTQRQVTHPRNSITILEMEERNRNQKLLSHHRERQTTEKNNNLSSDNDCVLSRMIVSCPDRVSMAATHDIIDDDDDSLLDDLQDCFSGKRWGNHGDVQRLESRLAMADKHHQGLLPSTVVARVFHEQCIPLRDELMDETFQHCEEQGMIRWTELVELIKKSLPGPPMHHVNNTQQLSVAHDDDYSMDRGTPYSMASTMEHNNSLRKQAEQLYKRISQQHDVVDGPLQRLCNALYTCDPHRTGCVDTRTAIRLVRNYNIVYRMGLDVVSIESFIAANSRGSRHDVAIPLLVEHLSQELDTD from the exons ATGCGCAGACGGACAGCCCCCTTTGGCAATGACCTACAAGATGATTTCGATGTCAGACTAATCAATGGAAGGATAGTCCAAATTTCAAAGTATCCCTTAGAAGGAACGAAGAAAACACTGAAAGAAGAACAGACTGACAGTTCTAAGCAGCAGACAACAGTCAAGACTGGATACCATGATAGCAATTATGACTCTCCAAGAGATAAACACAAACTGCCCCCAATTCAACCAGCTGCTGGTAAGCCTCATAGTAAGAGTACCTTTCATTCAGCTCCACCAAAGTTACTAACACCCAAAAGGAATAGCAAGCCGTCTGAGCTTGAGCCATTGTCCCGTGATAGTGAACCCACCGTTTCTGACTCATTGGTCATGTTTAACAGACAGCTGTTGACCGTACAAAGAAAACGGCCACACACTTTAGAAGATATTGAATGTTCATGTAGACGGCTTGATGCATTCAGGAGCGGGACAATCTCGTTGCAAGAATTAGCTAATCTCTTATACATTAATGGAATCTCCATCAATAAAGAGACACTAAGagaattttgtgaccacagtaaCTTAGATATCACCGATGGTAACCGAGTGTCATATAAAGATTTTGTGTCCAAGATATCTGTCAACAGTAGTAGCAGCAATCATCGTGATAGCGTAAATACCCAGCGACAAGTTACTCACCCTCGAAATAGCATTACCATCCTTGAGATGGAGGAAAGAAATAGAAATCAGAAATTATTATCTCATCATAGAGAAAGGCAAACAACTGAAAAAAACAATAATTTGTCTAGTGACAATGATTGTGTCTTATCTCGTATGATAGTTTCTTGTCCTGACCGAGTTTCCATGGCAGCCACACATGACATTATTGACGATGATGATGACTCATTATTGGATGACTTACAGGACTGCTTTAGTGGAAAAAGATGGGGTAACCATGGTGATGTGCAAAGACTAGAGTCAAGGTTGGCCATGGCTGACAAACATCACCAAGGGTTGTTACCATCCACCGTg GTAGCTCGTGTGTTTCATGAACAATGTATaccattaagagatgaactgaTGGATGAAACATTCCAACATTGTGAGGAACAAGGGATGATAAG GTGGACAGAGTTGGTGGAACTAATTAAAAAGTCACTACCGGGACCACCGATGCATCATGTAAACAACACACAGCAACTGTCAGTGGCCCatgatgatgattattccatggACAGAGGAACTCCCTATAGCATGGCATCCACAATGGAGCACAATAATAGCCTACGGAAACAAGCTGAACAGTTGTACAAGAGAATATCACAACAACATGATGTTGTGGATGGACCTTTACAAAGACTGTGTAATGCTTTGTACACCTGTGATCCTCACAGGACTG GTTGTGTTGACACAAGGACAGCAATCCGATTGGTCAGAAACTACAACATAGTGTATCGGATGGGCCTTGACGTGGTATCCATCGAGTCATTCATCGCAGCAAACAGTCGTGGCAGCAGACATGATGTTGCCATTCCTCTTCTAGTAGAACACCTATCGCAAGAATTAGACACTGATTAA
- the LOC136256602 gene encoding SPRY domain-containing SOCS box protein 3-like codes for MYCGEFDEDAKDYKPFVWELPPRILVNPEVVVLNNDRSVIFHPSTSFGCVAVRGSTALRNNMVHCFEVEFYPPYFGESRSVGVGTGRATLHYKRRKDHTVYSNTYDSLVGLDEHSWGLNYDGNLIHKKIKTCLYDKMSADATAKSEPLQIQVTFDGYSGVLLFHVNGESLGVAFEHIDQPVYPMVSSSGRNTHVNFLWKKSCVGNLQTMCRGVIRRNIRKDVNFNGLPLPLHVIAFLRFQ; via the coding sequence ATGTATTGTGGCGAATTTGATGAAGATGCTAAAGATTATAAACCGTTCGTGTGGGAATTACCTCCTCGTATTCTAGTCAACCCAGAGGTTGTAGTATTGAACAATGACCGCAGCGTCATCTTCCACCCATCGACAAGTTTCGGCTGTGTCGCTGTAAGAGGATCAACTGCTCTCCGTAATAACATGGTACATTGTTTTGAAGTAGAATTCTACCCGCCTTACTTTGGGGAATCTAGAAGTGTTGGGGTGGGTACTGGGCGGGCAACCTTGCACTATAAAAGAAGAAAAGACCACACGGTGTATTCTAATACATATGATTCGCTTGTGGGATTGGATGAGCACAGCTGGGGTTTGAATTATGATGGTAACTTAATTCACAAGAAAATTAAAACTTGTTTGTATGATAAAATGTCAGCTGATGCAACAGCAAAGTCAGAACCACTTCAAATACAAGTCACCTTTGATGGATATTCTGGAGTCCTATTGTTTCATGTAAATGGTGAGAGTTTAGGTGTAGCATTCGAGCACATTGATCAACCAGTGTATCCAATGGTGAGTTCTTCAGGTAGAAACACGCACGTGAACTTTCTGTGGAAGAAATCTTGTGTTGGAAATCTACAAACTATGTGTAGAGGTGTGATTAGAAGAAACATCAGAAAGGACGTTAATTTTAATGGCCTTCCTTTACCACTGCATGTAATTGCTTTCCTAAGATTTCAATAA
- the LOC136256603 gene encoding RING finger protein 11-like has protein sequence MGNHCNCVGRPSVDDEPLLPGYAERDGVSRRGPPPPYEIHLPVFQSEEARLHLLQRLSLLQSLPIARYTPTKSPTGKGGECPICMMDFAIGEPIRLLPCMHFYHVECIDDWLLRSIYCPTCMESVDSGVVASLRTRSRSSSQSTTPPSSGQQTPICIPSTPLTPPLSPAFPLR, from the exons ATGGGAAatcattgtaattgtgttgGGCGGCCTAGCGTGGATGATGAACCACTGTTACCAGGGTATGCCGAACGAGACGGGGTATCACGGCGTGGGCCACCGCCACCATACGAA ATTCATCTGCCGGTGTTTCAGTCGGAGGAAGCTCGCTTACACTTACTTCAGAGACTTTCCCTACTACAGTCGTTACCTATTGCAAGATACACGCCAACAAAATCACCCACTGGAAAAGGGGGAGA GTGTCCAATCTGTATGATGGATTTTGCTATTGGAGAACCAATAAGACTTCTACCCTGTATGCATTTCTATCATGTCGAGTGCATAGATGACTGGCTACTCCGCTCCATATATTGTCCCACGTGTATGGAGTCCGTCGATAGTGGAGTTGTGGCGTCGTTGCGGACGAGAAGTCGAAGCAGCAGTCAGAGTACAACACCACCATCTTCAGGACAACAGACTCCCATATGTATACCTTCAACACCACTAACACCACCATTATCCCCTGCATTTCCCCTACGATAA